A genomic segment from Streptosporangium roseum DSM 43021 encodes:
- a CDS encoding helix-turn-helix domain-containing protein gives MRAIAAHHHISVRYLHLLFQRPETTLMAWIRQRRPENCRADLADPRLRAHSIQDIAARWEFTHATDFSRSFRRAYGMSPKDHRHSVLDSP, from the coding sequence ATTCGCGCCATAGCCGCCCATCACCACATCTCCGTTCGTTACCTGCACCTGCTCTTCCAGCGGCCGGAGACCACCCTGATGGCGTGGATTCGGCAGCGCAGGCCGGAGAACTGCCGCGCGGACCTCGCCGACCCCCGTTTGCGAGCGCACTCCATACAGGACATCGCAGCCCGATGGGAGTTCACGCACGCCACGGACTTCAGCCGCTCCTTTCGCCGGGCGTACGGGATGTCCCCCAAGGACCACCGCCACTCCGTGCTGGACTCCCCGTGA
- a CDS encoding dipeptide ABC transporter ATP-binding protein has product MGLIEVEDLRVAFPRSGVEAVRGVSLSIEAGECVAIVGESGSGKSVTARTLVGLTGPGATVTATRFTVKGKDALRFGARDWRRLRGRFAGLVLQDALVSLDPLRTVGDEIAEVLSTHDVVPRANRGTKVIELLDAVGVPEPGVRARQYAHQLSGGLRQRALIASAIAADPPLIIADEPTTALDVTVQAQILRLLAARKAAGTALLMISHDLAVVSSIADRVLVMKDGVVVEEGPTDRVLSEPGHDYTKLLLAAVPSAASRGTRLSAVAAGGVSLRTPLPERRVDHSSPVVQVSGLSAAYGSRRVVDDVSFEVYPGETVGIVGESGSGKTTVARLVLGLLAPISGEVRLNGAPWSGIAERRRRPHRAGIQVISQNPLDSFDPRYTVGRLVAEPLGGSSRDRRTRVAELLERVGLPADIAGRHPRRLSGGQRQRVAIARALAPRPDVLVCDEPVSALDVSIQAQVLDLLAEIQAADGTALLFISHDLGVVHHISDRVLVMRKGRVVEEGHVDEVFFIPKHDYTRELLGAVPKLVPAGT; this is encoded by the coding sequence ATGGGCCTCATCGAGGTCGAGGATCTGCGGGTCGCCTTCCCGAGGTCCGGCGTGGAGGCCGTGCGGGGGGTGAGCCTGTCGATCGAGGCGGGCGAGTGCGTGGCGATCGTCGGCGAGTCGGGCTCGGGCAAGAGCGTCACGGCCAGGACCCTGGTCGGGCTGACCGGTCCCGGCGCGACGGTGACGGCCACGAGATTCACCGTGAAGGGCAAGGACGCGCTCCGGTTCGGGGCGCGGGACTGGCGGCGGCTGCGCGGCCGGTTCGCCGGACTGGTGCTGCAGGACGCGCTCGTCTCACTCGACCCGCTCCGCACGGTCGGCGACGAGATCGCCGAGGTGCTGTCCACCCATGACGTGGTACCCCGCGCGAACCGCGGGACGAAGGTGATCGAGCTGCTCGACGCGGTCGGGGTGCCGGAGCCGGGGGTGCGCGCCCGGCAGTACGCCCACCAGCTCTCCGGGGGGCTGCGCCAGCGCGCCCTCATCGCCTCGGCCATCGCCGCCGACCCGCCGCTGATCATCGCCGACGAGCCGACCACCGCGCTCGACGTCACCGTGCAGGCCCAGATCCTGCGCCTGCTCGCCGCCCGCAAGGCCGCGGGCACCGCACTGCTCATGATCAGCCACGACCTGGCGGTGGTCTCCTCCATCGCCGACCGGGTCCTGGTCATGAAGGACGGCGTGGTCGTCGAGGAGGGGCCGACCGACCGAGTGCTGTCCGAGCCCGGACACGACTACACGAAGCTGCTGCTGGCCGCCGTACCCTCGGCCGCCTCGCGCGGCACCCGCCTGTCGGCCGTCGCCGCCGGCGGCGTCTCGCTGCGCACCCCGCTGCCCGAGCGGCGCGTGGATCACAGCTCGCCGGTCGTGCAGGTCTCGGGCCTGTCCGCCGCGTACGGCTCCCGCCGGGTGGTGGACGACGTCTCCTTCGAGGTCTATCCCGGTGAGACCGTCGGCATCGTGGGGGAGTCGGGCTCGGGCAAGACGACCGTCGCCCGGCTCGTCCTGGGCCTGCTGGCGCCCATCTCCGGGGAGGTGCGGCTGAACGGCGCCCCCTGGTCCGGGATCGCCGAGCGCAGGCGCCGCCCCCATCGCGCCGGCATCCAGGTGATCTCCCAGAACCCGCTCGACTCCTTCGACCCCCGCTACACCGTCGGCCGCCTGGTCGCCGAGCCTCTCGGCGGGTCCTCCAGGGACAGGAGGACCCGGGTGGCCGAGTTGCTGGAGCGGGTGGGCCTGCCGGCCGACATCGCCGGACGCCACCCCCGGCGGCTCTCCGGCGGGCAGCGCCAGCGGGTGGCCATCGCCAGGGCCCTCGCCCCCCGGCCCGACGTGCTCGTCTGCGACGAGCCGGTCTCCGCGCTGGACGTGTCGATCCAGGCCCAGGTGCTCGACCTGCTCGCGGAGATCCAGGCGGCCGACGGGACCGCGCTGCTCTTCATCTCCCACGACCTCGGGGTGGTGCACCACATCAGCGACCGGGTGCTGGTCATGCGTAAAGGCCGGGTCGTGGAGGAGGGGCACGTGGACGAGGTGTTCTTCATCCCCAAACACGACTACACCCGGGAGTTGCTCGGCGCGGTCCCCAAACTGGTGCCGGCCGGGACCTGA
- the galK gene encoding galactokinase, with protein sequence MRVIEAFRESFGVEPEGVWHAPGRVNLIGEHTDYNDGFVLPFAVPWGVTAAVAPREDDVVRLRSLQAGEPQTVETLGRAEGWARYAVGVFWALREAGHPVRGADLVIDGDVPQGAGLSSSAALEVVVGTALNDLYGLGLTKMEIALAAQRAENDFVGMPCGIMDQAASALGEEGKALFMDCRSLGTRTIPFDLAQHGLQLLIINTGVHHELADGQYARRRQDCENAAKHLGVDALRDVTDLAGALGRLSGDERRRTQHVVTENHRVEALIGLLRAGAVREIGALLNASHLSLRDQYEVSCAELDVAVESAVRGGARGARMTGGGFGGSAIALVADDRVEAVRESVTRAYGERGWAAPEIYPATPAAGARRLR encoded by the coding sequence ATGCGCGTTATTGAAGCTTTTCGTGAGTCGTTCGGCGTGGAGCCCGAGGGGGTGTGGCACGCTCCGGGGCGGGTCAACCTCATCGGCGAGCACACCGACTACAACGACGGGTTCGTGCTGCCGTTCGCGGTGCCGTGGGGAGTCACCGCGGCGGTCGCGCCGCGCGAGGACGACGTCGTCCGGCTGCGGTCGCTCCAGGCGGGCGAGCCGCAGACCGTCGAGACCCTCGGCCGGGCCGAGGGCTGGGCGCGCTACGCCGTCGGCGTGTTCTGGGCGCTCCGCGAGGCGGGCCACCCGGTCAGGGGCGCGGATCTGGTGATCGACGGAGACGTGCCGCAGGGGGCAGGGCTGTCGTCGAGCGCGGCGCTGGAGGTGGTGGTCGGGACCGCGCTCAACGACCTGTACGGCCTGGGCCTCACCAAGATGGAGATCGCCCTCGCCGCGCAGCGGGCCGAGAACGACTTCGTGGGCATGCCGTGCGGGATCATGGACCAGGCCGCCTCGGCCCTCGGGGAGGAGGGGAAGGCCCTGTTCATGGACTGCCGGAGCCTCGGCACCAGGACCATCCCGTTCGATCTGGCCCAGCACGGCCTCCAACTGCTGATCATCAACACCGGGGTCCACCACGAGCTCGCCGACGGGCAGTACGCCCGGCGCCGTCAGGACTGCGAGAACGCCGCCAAGCACCTGGGAGTGGACGCGCTGCGCGACGTCACCGACCTGGCGGGCGCCCTCGGCAGGCTCAGCGGCGACGAGCGCAGGCGCACCCAGCACGTGGTGACCGAGAACCACCGGGTCGAGGCGTTGATCGGACTGCTGCGGGCCGGAGCCGTGCGGGAGATCGGGGCCCTGCTGAACGCCTCCCACCTGTCGCTGCGCGACCAGTACGAGGTGTCCTGCGCCGAGCTGGACGTGGCCGTGGAGTCGGCGGTCCGGGGCGGGGCCAGGGGGGCGCGGATGACCGGTGGCGGGTTCGGCGGGTCGGCGATCGCGCTGGTGGCCGACGACCGGGTGGAGGCCGTACGGGAGTCGGTGACCCGGGCGTACGGCGAGCGCGGCTGGGCGGCGCCGGAGATCTACCCCGCCACTCCGGCAGCCGGGGCCCGCCGGCTCCGCTGA
- a CDS encoding DUF6493 family protein, with translation MGPKHVRLTAWDQVRELVDAGDVAKIVEAVTALDDAGRREVARELPGYVAVAREKARRTLADHEAERDRVRRVRQTEARRLHDAGEISEHQFNQMWSMTWHDDDWETLPGTDGWIEPMRVAGAGTIGGAAAVVTWINRRDFDRWDVDGWDSAGGPTAGGIEPLLEVIAARPAEWQADLAVRLALRIRPRRRRNPSDRNLPLALALLRRTGVTPPAHDPLVVGWVSREARLSELRADPLLDRLLPLIFDAEGVGRALRDERPDPAGATSWLGALRTLAAEGRVPRTLLLDGSRRRFLLGGEGPDLRFFARLHELLEPVPAEIEPHAIDYLRLLPTAPGPVAELSLKHLRRLTGLDPADVVEALEGLLFRAEGGLVRAGLSWLEESVQRAPHRADELAPALALAFGHEARAVQERAVRLAVRHAGRFTPLGAETLRRGTGTLAPDLHNRLAAAIGGEPVEEPEPEPEPEEVFVPRPLPAPFRPVPVIAPPGTAGQLARMYLREGWRAAERCLAAFVRLAAQDRESLRAELAPFVELHGEELASDEWRKHGTWMIAFAAELVDPGRVHESRRTAFVNHARREHGLPPVAVEEPDRLPRSDRVSPLHRFILRRHAEILAALRAGTLPPLLLATPSLSNGQLDPAELVARLETLEAAGTTPLPADFQQALLRLPRRIDPAVAVRAAALRSEAGRRAARWMADGGLPDPDVLVTWSGEDDGLGSRIWMTSTVQAAPTGLPLVDELLADQPRHVNPVCGGHLGGLMEWWAAVLPSHREVVAAHLLPHQPVPAWSVEMRPLRLADLAAAEGPAGRAVAVLLAHRIFPPPFAHDDATPAVRALRSLAAAGEFPAEDFGTEIAQRVLRGELTLRLLVDTVEGEAANGTHLHMWRALAAALPFLLPARGSRPTVAHTDLVALAARLARWSEARGQIPALAAFAARKGSSRILRHARTLHDRLASGDGTR, from the coding sequence ATGGGACCGAAGCACGTGCGGTTGACCGCCTGGGACCAGGTGCGCGAGCTCGTCGACGCCGGCGACGTGGCCAAGATCGTGGAGGCGGTGACCGCGCTCGACGACGCCGGACGGCGGGAGGTGGCACGCGAGCTGCCCGGATACGTGGCGGTGGCGCGGGAGAAGGCGCGGCGGACGCTGGCGGACCACGAGGCCGAACGCGACCGGGTCCGGCGGGTCCGGCAGACGGAGGCGCGACGGCTGCACGACGCCGGGGAGATCTCCGAGCACCAGTTCAACCAGATGTGGTCGATGACGTGGCACGACGACGACTGGGAGACCCTGCCCGGAACCGACGGCTGGATCGAGCCGATGCGGGTCGCGGGCGCGGGCACGATCGGCGGCGCGGCGGCCGTGGTGACCTGGATCAACCGCCGGGACTTCGATCGCTGGGACGTCGACGGCTGGGACTCCGCCGGCGGTCCGACGGCCGGCGGGATCGAGCCGCTGCTTGAGGTGATCGCCGCGCGGCCCGCCGAATGGCAGGCCGATCTGGCCGTACGGCTCGCACTCCGGATCCGTCCCCGGCGCCGCCGGAACCCGAGTGATCGGAACCTGCCGCTGGCGCTCGCCCTGCTCCGCCGTACCGGCGTGACTCCTCCCGCGCACGACCCGCTCGTGGTCGGGTGGGTGTCCCGGGAAGCCCGGCTCAGCGAGCTGCGGGCCGATCCGCTGCTCGACCGTCTGCTGCCGCTGATCTTCGATGCCGAGGGCGTCGGCCGGGCGCTGCGGGACGAGCGGCCCGACCCGGCCGGCGCGACCTCCTGGCTCGGCGCTCTCCGCACGCTCGCGGCCGAGGGCAGGGTGCCGCGCACGCTGTTGCTCGACGGCAGCCGGCGCCGCTTCCTGCTCGGCGGCGAAGGCCCCGACCTGCGATTCTTCGCCCGCCTCCACGAGCTGCTCGAACCCGTCCCCGCCGAGATCGAACCACACGCGATCGACTACCTGCGGCTCCTGCCCACCGCGCCGGGACCGGTGGCCGAGCTGTCGCTGAAACACCTGCGGCGGTTGACCGGCCTCGACCCGGCAGACGTGGTGGAGGCGCTGGAGGGCCTGCTGTTCCGCGCCGAGGGCGGGCTGGTCCGCGCCGGTCTGAGCTGGCTGGAGGAGTCCGTACAGCGGGCGCCCCATCGGGCCGACGAGCTGGCTCCCGCCCTGGCCCTGGCGTTCGGCCACGAGGCGCGAGCCGTACAGGAACGGGCTGTGCGCCTGGCGGTCCGGCACGCCGGGCGCTTCACCCCGCTCGGCGCCGAGACCCTTCGCCGCGGCACGGGCACGCTGGCGCCCGACCTGCACAACCGGCTGGCCGCGGCCATCGGGGGCGAGCCCGTCGAGGAGCCGGAACCCGAGCCCGAGCCCGAGGAGGTGTTCGTCCCGCGGCCGCTGCCCGCTCCGTTCCGGCCGGTCCCGGTCATCGCCCCGCCCGGCACTGCCGGGCAGCTGGCCCGCATGTATCTGCGCGAGGGCTGGCGAGCGGCCGAACGCTGCCTGGCCGCCTTCGTCCGGCTCGCCGCGCAGGACCGGGAGTCGCTGCGCGCGGAGCTGGCTCCGTTCGTCGAGCTCCATGGAGAGGAACTGGCTTCGGACGAATGGCGGAAGCACGGCACCTGGATGATCGCCTTCGCGGCCGAGCTGGTCGACCCCGGACGGGTGCACGAGAGCCGTCGCACCGCGTTCGTCAACCACGCCCGGCGCGAGCACGGGCTCCCACCTGTGGCGGTCGAGGAGCCCGACCGGCTGCCGAGGTCCGACCGCGTCTCGCCGCTGCACCGCTTCATCCTGCGCCGCCATGCGGAGATCCTCGCCGCGCTGAGGGCCGGGACGCTGCCGCCGCTCCTGCTCGCCACGCCGAGCCTGTCCAACGGTCAGCTCGACCCGGCCGAACTGGTGGCCAGGCTGGAGACGCTGGAAGCGGCGGGCACCACGCCGCTGCCCGCCGACTTCCAGCAGGCGCTGCTCAGGCTGCCCCGGCGGATCGACCCGGCGGTGGCCGTACGGGCCGCGGCGCTGAGGTCGGAGGCGGGCCGCCGGGCTGCCCGCTGGATGGCCGACGGCGGGCTGCCCGACCCCGACGTGCTGGTGACCTGGTCAGGAGAGGACGACGGCCTCGGGTCACGGATCTGGATGACCTCCACCGTTCAGGCCGCGCCCACCGGCCTGCCGCTGGTCGACGAGCTGCTCGCCGACCAGCCCCGGCACGTCAACCCCGTGTGCGGCGGGCATCTCGGGGGGCTGATGGAATGGTGGGCCGCCGTCCTGCCCTCCCACCGGGAGGTGGTCGCCGCCCATCTCCTGCCGCACCAGCCGGTGCCCGCCTGGAGCGTGGAGATGCGTCCGCTGCGCCTGGCCGATCTCGCCGCCGCGGAGGGACCCGCCGGACGGGCCGTCGCCGTCCTGCTCGCGCACCGGATCTTCCCTCCGCCGTTCGCCCACGACGACGCCACTCCCGCGGTCCGTGCCCTCCGGAGCCTGGCCGCCGCCGGCGAGTTCCCCGCCGAGGACTTCGGTACGGAAATCGCCCAGCGGGTGCTCCGGGGTGAGTTGACGCTGCGGCTCCTGGTGGACACGGTGGAAGGCGAGGCAGCGAACGGAACCCATCTCCACATGTGGCGAGCTCTCGCCGCGGCGTTGCCCTTCCTGCTCCCCGCCCGGGGCAGCCGCCCCACCGTCGCCCACACCGACCTGGTCGCCCTGGCGGCCCGCCTCGCCCGCTGGTCGGAGGCCCGGGGACAGATCCCCGCCCTTGCCGCCTTCGCGGCGCGCAAGGGCTCCAGCCGCATCCTCCGGCACGCCAGGACCCTCCACGACCGGCTGGCGTCCGGGGACGGCACCCGATGA
- a CDS encoding type II toxin-antitoxin system RelE/ParE family toxin, with protein sequence MSWEISLHPEVEAWYLEICVSDSETADLIKDAIDQLAEEGPTARRPLVDRLQGSRFHNMKELRPPSSGSSEIRIIFAFDPAREAIFLVAGDKAGNWEGWYRQAIPLADERFEEHLIALKEEGR encoded by the coding sequence ATGAGCTGGGAGATCAGTCTGCATCCCGAGGTGGAAGCGTGGTATCTGGAGATCTGCGTGAGTGATTCCGAGACGGCAGATCTGATCAAGGACGCCATCGACCAACTCGCGGAGGAGGGGCCGACGGCTCGGCGGCCGTTGGTCGACCGGCTGCAGGGGAGCCGCTTTCACAACATGAAGGAGCTGCGGCCTCCCTCATCGGGGAGCAGTGAAATTCGGATCATCTTCGCGTTCGACCCGGCTCGGGAAGCCATCTTCCTGGTGGCCGGCGACAAAGCCGGCAACTGGGAAGGCTGGTACCGCCAGGCGATCCCATTGGCCGACGAACGGTTCGAAGAGCACTTGATCGCGTTGAAGGAGGAGGGGCGATGA
- a CDS encoding helix-turn-helix domain-containing protein gives MSGGYSKWTDVKAKARALDPRSDAERAVGQEAARQRREAYVRGYQLAEMRKAAGITQVELAEALGVTQARISKIENGEVSGIDVVRAYVTALGGTVDLVATLGNRTWKVA, from the coding sequence ATGAGCGGCGGATACTCCAAGTGGACCGACGTCAAGGCGAAGGCGCGGGCGCTCGACCCGCGTTCGGATGCCGAGCGGGCGGTCGGGCAAGAGGCTGCCCGTCAGCGCCGGGAGGCGTACGTGCGCGGCTATCAGCTCGCCGAGATGCGCAAGGCGGCCGGCATCACCCAGGTGGAACTCGCCGAGGCTCTTGGGGTGACGCAGGCGCGAATCTCCAAGATCGAGAACGGCGAGGTGTCCGGCATCGATGTCGTACGTGCCTATGTCACGGCGCTCGGAGGAACGGTTGATCTCGTCGCGACCCTGGGCAATCGAACCTGGAAAGTCGCCTGA